Proteins encoded within one genomic window of Actinoplanes octamycinicus:
- a CDS encoding DUF4360 domain-containing protein translates to MLSTITAGALLLSTLGGTPAPPPLDKMVIDVVATNGSGCPDKTAKVQVSPDNTAFTVTYSDFVAQVGPDAGPTDFRKNCQMALNVHVPQGYTYAVAGADYRGFGHLEAGATGSETAFYYFQGESHTTRIRHDFKGWMDTDWQHTDRVEVGSLSFLPCGEQRYLNVNTELRVNAGTSSRKTTSFLTMDSTDASLQTVYHVSWLKC, encoded by the coding sequence ATGCTGAGCACGATCACCGCGGGCGCCCTGCTGCTCTCCACACTGGGCGGGACGCCCGCCCCGCCACCGCTGGACAAGATGGTCATCGACGTGGTCGCGACGAACGGCTCCGGCTGTCCGGACAAGACCGCCAAGGTGCAGGTGTCGCCGGACAACACCGCGTTCACCGTGACGTACAGCGACTTCGTCGCCCAGGTCGGCCCGGACGCCGGGCCCACCGACTTCCGGAAGAACTGCCAGATGGCCCTCAACGTGCACGTGCCGCAGGGATACACCTACGCGGTGGCCGGCGCCGACTACCGCGGCTTCGGTCATCTGGAGGCCGGCGCGACCGGCTCGGAGACCGCGTTCTACTACTTCCAGGGCGAGTCGCACACCACCCGGATCCGGCACGACTTCAAGGGCTGGATGGACACCGACTGGCAGCACACCGACCGCGTCGAGGTCGGCTCGCTCTCCTTCCTCCCCTGCGGCGAGCAGCGCTACCTGAACGTCAACACCGAGCTGCGGGTGAACGCCGGCACCTCGTCCCGCAAGACCACCAGCTTCCTCACCATGGACTCCACCGACGCCAGCCTGCAGACCGTCTACCACGTCTCCTGGCTCAAGTGCTGA
- a CDS encoding family 43 glycosylhydrolase, which translates to MKLRACLAVAVTLLAGLTTPARARAAAAPATYTNPVSAGTVDTFPDPAVIRGKDGTWYAYGTTNPIFHSRGETGEHILPILSSPDLVHWTYAADAITVTPAYWAASTRAWAPDIRYLDGRYHLTYALSNGGIALLTGATPVGPWTDRGLLVRPSDSGCPTGTIDQALFTDTDGTHYLYWGSYDTLCVQQLTADGLGRVGAVTQVGRGRRAEGSFVVRRDGWYYLFFSDAGCCDGAFSGYTVKVGRSTSPRGPFVTPSGLDLMALTSKDGIVLAASGNRWIGPGHNALATDLAGQDWLVYHAIPAGDPDFPPVTGANGATLNLTRRPLMIDRLDWIGGWPVVRAGAGASDTAQPAPVSTPTVHRGTGWDKTWPVATDPDSGEYLSAPKASFSLSTKAASGDVRVEGDVRSGAGLVISYTDPRNHVVAWLDQATRRLDVAVTVQGKRTDTTAALPAGFSYGTWHTVAAERRGRKLTVEVSADRLRDAVATVALTLPSAVPTSGRIGAAATAAGAGADNLGATPLYRPVTQRLADPQPGAQLPAYSDEFTGSDPAWSWLRGRNDTTLTGDALVWPTQATELYTGTNTASVLLRDAPAGDFTVETKLTFDGTRGNQQAGLLLYQNDDKYFKLAHSVLPLAGTSEVTHQVEFGKEGQRGTAVANAPMFGGPAAGTTWLRLRYHFDQVNNEDEVRAASSVDGVTWTWAGVWTQPHTGPYRIGLVSMNATGATASFDHVRTDSA; encoded by the coding sequence ATGAAATTACGCGCTTGCCTGGCGGTCGCGGTGACGCTGCTGGCCGGGCTGACGACGCCTGCCCGAGCGCGGGCCGCCGCCGCCCCCGCCACCTACACCAACCCGGTCAGCGCCGGGACCGTGGACACCTTCCCGGATCCGGCGGTGATCCGCGGCAAGGACGGGACCTGGTACGCCTACGGCACCACCAACCCGATCTTCCACAGCCGGGGCGAGACCGGCGAGCACATCCTGCCGATCCTGTCGTCGCCCGATCTCGTCCACTGGACGTATGCGGCGGACGCGATCACCGTCACACCCGCCTACTGGGCGGCGAGCACGCGGGCCTGGGCGCCGGACATCCGCTACCTGGATGGCCGCTACCACCTGACCTATGCGCTCTCCAACGGCGGCATCGCGCTGCTCACCGGCGCGACCCCGGTGGGGCCGTGGACCGACCGCGGGCTGCTGGTCCGGCCGTCCGACAGCGGCTGCCCGACCGGCACCATCGACCAGGCGCTGTTCACCGACACCGACGGGACCCACTACCTGTACTGGGGCAGCTACGACACGCTCTGCGTGCAGCAGCTGACCGCGGACGGCCTGGGCCGGGTCGGCGCGGTCACCCAGGTGGGCCGGGGCCGGCGGGCCGAGGGGTCGTTCGTGGTGCGCCGCGACGGCTGGTACTACCTGTTCTTCTCCGACGCCGGCTGCTGCGACGGGGCGTTCAGCGGCTACACCGTCAAGGTGGGCCGGTCGACCAGCCCGCGCGGACCGTTCGTCACCCCGAGCGGCCTCGACCTGATGGCGCTGACCAGCAAGGACGGCATCGTGCTGGCGGCCAGCGGGAACCGCTGGATCGGGCCCGGGCACAACGCGCTCGCCACCGACCTGGCCGGGCAGGACTGGCTGGTCTACCACGCGATCCCGGCCGGCGACCCGGACTTCCCGCCGGTCACCGGCGCGAACGGGGCCACCCTGAACCTCACCCGGCGGCCGCTGATGATCGACCGCCTGGACTGGATCGGCGGCTGGCCGGTGGTCCGGGCCGGCGCCGGGGCGTCCGACACGGCGCAACCCGCGCCGGTCAGCACGCCAACCGTGCACCGGGGCACCGGCTGGGACAAGACCTGGCCGGTCGCCACCGATCCGGACTCCGGCGAGTATCTGTCCGCGCCGAAGGCGTCCTTCTCGCTGAGCACCAAGGCCGCTTCCGGCGACGTACGGGTGGAGGGTGACGTCCGCTCCGGGGCCGGGCTGGTCATCTCCTACACCGACCCGCGAAACCACGTGGTCGCGTGGCTGGACCAGGCGACGCGGCGGCTGGACGTGGCGGTGACCGTCCAGGGGAAGCGCACTGACACGACCGCGGCCCTGCCGGCCGGCTTCTCCTACGGCACCTGGCACACCGTGGCCGCCGAGCGGCGCGGCCGGAAGCTGACCGTGGAAGTCTCCGCGGACCGGCTGCGGGACGCGGTCGCCACCGTCGCGCTGACCCTGCCCAGCGCGGTCCCGACCTCCGGCCGGATCGGCGCGGCGGCAACCGCGGCCGGCGCCGGCGCGGACAACCTCGGCGCGACCCCGCTCTACCGCCCGGTCACCCAGCGGCTCGCCGACCCGCAGCCGGGCGCGCAACTGCCGGCCTACTCCGACGAGTTCACCGGGAGCGACCCGGCGTGGAGCTGGCTGCGCGGCCGGAACGACACCACGCTGACCGGGGACGCGCTGGTCTGGCCGACCCAGGCGACCGAGCTGTACACCGGGACCAACACCGCGTCGGTGCTGCTCCGCGACGCCCCGGCCGGGGACTTCACGGTGGAGACCAAGCTGACCTTCGACGGGACGCGCGGCAACCAGCAGGCCGGGCTGCTGCTCTACCAGAACGACGACAAGTACTTCAAGCTCGCGCACTCGGTGCTGCCGCTGGCCGGGACCAGCGAGGTGACCCACCAGGTGGAGTTCGGCAAGGAGGGGCAGCGGGGGACCGCGGTGGCCAACGCGCCGATGTTCGGCGGGCCGGCGGCCGGGACCACCTGGCTGCGGCTGCGCTACCACTTCGACCAGGTGAACAACGAGGACGAGGTACGCGCGGCGTCCAGTGTCGACGGAGTGACCTGGACCTGGGCCGGGGTGTGGACGCAACCGCACACCGGGCCGTACCGGATCGGGCTGGTGTCGATGAACGCGACCGGGGCGACCGCGTCGTTCGACCATGTCCGGACCGATAGTGCTTAA
- a CDS encoding PadR family transcriptional regulator, whose translation MTESHDPQLLKGVLSLLLLHLLAERESYGYEVVQRLQAAGFTDVLEGSVYPALNRLQRDGLLGTRLVPSPNGPARKYYRLSEPGRRALAESTAAWARHVAGVEAVLSRPLSEAAGHEGGH comes from the coding sequence GTGACCGAGAGCCATGACCCGCAACTCCTCAAGGGCGTGCTGTCGCTCCTGCTGCTGCACCTGCTCGCCGAGCGGGAGTCGTATGGCTACGAGGTGGTGCAGCGCCTGCAGGCGGCCGGGTTCACGGACGTGCTGGAGGGCAGCGTCTATCCGGCGCTGAACCGGTTGCAGCGCGACGGCCTGCTCGGCACCCGGCTGGTGCCGTCGCCGAACGGGCCGGCCCGCAAGTACTACCGGCTGTCCGAGCCGGGCCGGCGGGCGCTCGCCGAGTCCACCGCCGCCTGGGCCCGGCACGTCGCCGGCGTCGAGGCGGTGCTTTCCCGGCCGCTCAGCGAGGCCGCCGGCCACGAGGGAGGACACTGA
- a CDS encoding copper resistance CopC family protein has protein sequence MTKRLLLALAAVLTLLLPAAPAWAHNSLVEATPAKNATLKKAPAAVKLRFLDTLADSTKLAVTAADGSTPAQSPATVSGKTISLTFTEPLPNGVYTVAYQVAAGDGHVTESSYKFTVAAPVAATSAPAGAPAGVPSSAAPAATSPSAAPAAEPVADDSDGPWLGLAAGLGILVLAGAAGFVFLRRRSAR, from the coding sequence ATGACGAAACGCCTCCTGCTCGCCCTCGCCGCCGTGCTGACCCTGCTGCTCCCGGCCGCGCCGGCGTGGGCGCACAACTCGCTGGTCGAGGCGACGCCGGCCAAGAACGCGACCCTGAAGAAAGCGCCGGCGGCGGTGAAGCTGCGGTTCCTGGACACCCTGGCGGACTCCACCAAGCTGGCGGTGACCGCGGCGGACGGGTCGACGCCGGCGCAGTCGCCGGCCACGGTGAGCGGCAAGACGATCTCGCTGACCTTCACCGAGCCGCTGCCGAACGGCGTCTACACGGTCGCTTACCAGGTGGCCGCCGGCGACGGGCACGTGACCGAGAGCAGCTACAAGTTCACCGTGGCCGCGCCGGTCGCGGCGACCTCGGCGCCGGCCGGCGCCCCGGCCGGCGTCCCATCCAGCGCCGCTCCGGCCGCCACCTCGCCCTCGGCGGCCCCGGCGGCCGAGCCGGTCGCCGACGACAGCGACGGACCGTGGCTGGGCCTGGCCGCCGGGCTCGGCATCCTGGTCCTGGCCGGCGCCGCGGGTTTCGTCTTCCTCCGGCGGCGCTCGGCTCGCTAG
- a CDS encoding FAD-dependent oxidoreductase — MSTDPSPLDLTADVVVAGGGPAGAWAALAAAQTGADVLLLDKGYCGTSGPTASGGTGVWYVRPDPDDREQAMASREALGGHLADRRWAARVLDQTYENMHRLGTEARYPFPVVDGEPYRRGVQGPEYMRRMRSWIRRAGVRILDHSPVLELLIDPAGTVAGVRGHRRQHDLDYRVRAGAVVLATGGCAFLSKALGCDVDTGDGALYAAEVGAELSGMEFSTAYGIAPAFASVTKTAYYNFATFFRADGSTLEGASNQGGRSVIAAELLRAGTVLCTLDQADPDQQARMRRGQPNFFLPFDRLGIDPFTDRFPVTLLLEGTVRGTGGIRIAGDDCATTVPGLYAAGDAATRELICGGFTGGGSHNAAWAMSSGTWAGRGAARFAAGVGGGSARRRLVGTGGAGLRSGAAVTAEALLTVREQVHPYDKNYLRHGDRLRPALAELDGVWSALRDGAATPGAAAVRTRPAAAMVAHARWMYTSALARTESRGMARREEFPELDPAQQHRLTVGGLDRIWVRPETAGARQAVAS; from the coding sequence ATGAGCACCGATCCGAGTCCCCTCGATCTCACCGCCGACGTGGTCGTGGCCGGCGGCGGGCCGGCCGGCGCCTGGGCCGCGCTGGCCGCCGCCCAGACCGGCGCCGACGTGCTGCTGCTGGACAAGGGCTACTGCGGCACCAGCGGGCCGACCGCCTCCGGCGGCACCGGCGTCTGGTACGTCCGCCCCGACCCGGACGACCGCGAGCAGGCGATGGCCAGCCGGGAGGCGCTCGGCGGCCACCTCGCCGACCGGCGCTGGGCCGCCCGGGTGCTGGACCAGACCTACGAGAACATGCACCGGCTGGGCACCGAGGCGCGGTACCCGTTCCCGGTGGTGGACGGCGAGCCGTACCGGCGCGGCGTGCAGGGCCCGGAGTACATGCGGCGGATGCGCTCCTGGATCCGCCGGGCCGGGGTGCGGATCCTCGACCACAGCCCGGTGCTGGAGCTGCTCATCGACCCGGCCGGGACGGTCGCCGGGGTGCGCGGGCACCGCCGCCAGCACGACCTGGACTACCGGGTACGGGCCGGCGCCGTGGTGCTCGCCACCGGGGGCTGCGCGTTCCTCAGCAAGGCGCTCGGCTGCGACGTGGACACCGGCGACGGCGCGCTCTACGCCGCCGAGGTGGGCGCCGAGCTCTCCGGGATGGAGTTCTCCACCGCGTACGGGATCGCGCCCGCCTTCGCGTCGGTGACCAAGACCGCCTACTACAACTTCGCCACCTTCTTCCGGGCCGACGGCAGCACTCTGGAGGGCGCGAGCAACCAGGGCGGCCGCTCGGTGATCGCCGCCGAGCTGCTGCGCGCCGGGACCGTGCTGTGCACGCTGGACCAGGCCGACCCGGACCAGCAGGCCCGGATGCGCCGCGGCCAGCCGAACTTCTTCCTGCCCTTCGACCGGCTCGGCATCGACCCGTTCACCGACCGGTTCCCGGTGACCCTGCTGCTGGAGGGCACGGTCCGCGGCACCGGCGGGATCCGGATCGCCGGCGACGACTGCGCCACCACGGTGCCCGGGCTCTACGCGGCCGGTGACGCGGCCACCCGCGAGCTGATCTGCGGCGGGTTCACCGGCGGGGGCAGCCACAACGCGGCGTGGGCGATGTCCTCCGGCACCTGGGCCGGGCGCGGGGCGGCCCGCTTCGCGGCCGGTGTCGGGGGCGGGTCCGCGCGGCGGCGGCTGGTAGGGACCGGCGGCGCGGGGTTGCGGTCCGGCGCGGCGGTCACGGCGGAGGCGTTGCTGACGGTACGTGAGCAGGTTCACCCGTACGACAAGAACTACCTCCGTCACGGCGACCGGCTGCGGCCCGCCCTGGCCGAGCTCGACGGCGTCTGGTCCGCCCTGCGCGACGGCGCGGCGACGCCCGGCGCGGCGGCGGTGCGCACCCGCCCGGCGGCGGCCATGGTCGCGCACGCCCGCTGGATGTACACCAGCGCGCTGGCCCGCACCGAGAGCCGCGGGATGGCCCGTCGCGAGGAGTTCCCCGAGCTGGACCCGGCACAGCAGCACCGGCTCACGGTCGGCGGCCTGGACC
- a CDS encoding glycoside hydrolase family 26 protein — translation MRSTLRKTVLTLTALAAGLGIATAAPASAQAAPTTAGATGKTCVTGAKLVPSCGVLWGAAAGGFTGKPRDAEHKAWEKLSGRTATIFHTYHKGDEKFPTDAEIAMARDKAHPRVLLLNWRVEYGSTWANVAAGKMDKRIDAFADRLKSKFTDKFFLVLNHEPEDDVRTDAKLGMTAKDFAASYRHVIQRLRSKGVTNAVSVIAYMGNEKWMGQSWWKDLYPGNDVVDWIGLDSYVSAEKNYYHAGVFKDLLDRKAKGGVGFYDWAVKNHPAKPIMVAEWGAYHRVGTVVDKAAQFTSVLPELAKRPAIKAIVYFDTKKDLFGDRDISIDSTPASLAAFRKLAANPLFNVTVR, via the coding sequence ATGCGCTCGACGCTGCGCAAGACCGTTCTGACGCTGACCGCTCTCGCTGCCGGCCTCGGCATCGCGACGGCCGCGCCGGCTTCGGCCCAGGCCGCGCCGACCACCGCCGGTGCCACCGGCAAGACCTGCGTGACCGGCGCCAAGCTGGTCCCGTCCTGCGGCGTGCTGTGGGGCGCCGCGGCCGGCGGCTTCACCGGCAAGCCGCGCGACGCGGAGCACAAGGCCTGGGAGAAGCTCTCCGGCCGGACCGCGACGATCTTCCACACGTACCACAAGGGTGACGAGAAGTTCCCGACCGACGCCGAGATCGCGATGGCCCGGGACAAGGCGCACCCCCGGGTGCTGCTCCTGAACTGGCGCGTCGAGTACGGCTCGACCTGGGCGAACGTCGCCGCCGGCAAGATGGACAAGCGGATCGACGCGTTCGCCGACCGGCTGAAGAGCAAGTTCACCGACAAGTTCTTCCTGGTGCTCAACCACGAGCCGGAGGACGACGTCCGCACCGACGCGAAGCTGGGCATGACCGCGAAGGACTTCGCCGCGTCGTACCGGCACGTGATCCAGCGGCTGCGCAGCAAGGGCGTGACCAACGCGGTCAGCGTGATCGCCTACATGGGCAACGAGAAGTGGATGGGTCAGTCCTGGTGGAAGGACCTGTACCCGGGCAACGACGTGGTCGACTGGATCGGCCTGGACTCCTACGTCAGCGCCGAGAAGAACTACTACCACGCGGGGGTCTTCAAGGACCTGCTGGACCGTAAGGCCAAGGGCGGCGTCGGCTTCTACGACTGGGCGGTCAAGAACCACCCGGCCAAGCCGATCATGGTCGCCGAGTGGGGCGCCTACCACCGGGTCGGCACGGTCGTCGACAAGGCCGCGCAGTTCACCAGCGTCCTGCCGGAGCTGGCCAAGCGCCCGGCGATCAAGGCGATCGTCTACTTCGACACCAAGAAGGACCTGTTCGGCGACCGCGACATCAGCATCGACAGCACGCCGGCCAGCCTCGCGGCGTTCCGCAAGCTGGCCGCGAACCCGCTGTTCAACGTCACGGTCCGCTGA
- a CDS encoding SRPBCC family protein, whose amino-acid sequence MKYTVSIEIAVPRERVVRLLADPAHLPMWLRGLVLHEPLDGKHGQVGTTSRVVLQMGRQRIEATETITRLEPADLHGIPSDSVVYYEREIVTKGMWNAARERLTEAGPGATLWESENEYRFGSLPMRLMARVMPGAFRRQSLLHMQDFKAFAERGTDVRDAAGGR is encoded by the coding sequence ATGAAGTACACCGTCTCGATCGAGATCGCCGTGCCCCGGGAGAGGGTGGTGCGGCTGCTTGCCGACCCGGCACACCTGCCGATGTGGCTGCGCGGCCTGGTGCTGCACGAGCCGCTGGACGGCAAGCACGGACAGGTCGGTACCACGTCGCGCGTCGTGCTCCAGATGGGACGACAGCGGATCGAGGCCACCGAGACCATCACTCGCCTGGAACCGGCCGACCTGCACGGCATCCCGAGCGACAGCGTCGTGTACTACGAGCGGGAGATCGTCACCAAGGGCATGTGGAACGCCGCGCGTGAGCGGCTGACCGAGGCCGGCCCGGGCGCGACGCTCTGGGAGAGCGAGAACGAGTACCGGTTCGGCAGCCTGCCGATGCGGCTGATGGCGCGGGTGATGCCCGGTGCCTTCCGGCGGCAGTCGCTGCTGCACATGCAGGACTTCAAGGCGTTCGCCGAGCGGGGAACGGACGTCCGCGACGCGGCGGGCGGGCGCTAG
- a CDS encoding nuclear transport factor 2 family protein, producing MSIKDIFLDAFGRFAAGDLDVLNEVIGADFVNHDPSSPRDKDAWIEFTKSGPLVNSTIDLKRVIADDIFVVAHYQLIPPEGGLGEAVVDVWRFADDLIVEHWDVSQPMTAPDQV from the coding sequence ATGAGCATCAAGGACATCTTCCTGGACGCGTTCGGCCGGTTCGCCGCCGGTGACCTCGACGTGCTGAACGAGGTGATCGGCGCGGACTTCGTCAACCACGACCCGTCGAGCCCGCGGGACAAGGACGCGTGGATCGAGTTCACCAAGAGCGGCCCGCTGGTCAACTCCACGATCGACCTCAAGCGGGTGATCGCCGACGACATCTTCGTGGTGGCCCACTACCAGCTGATCCCGCCGGAGGGCGGTCTCGGCGAGGCGGTGGTCGACGTGTGGCGCTTCGCGGACGACCTGATCGTCGAGCACTGGGACGTCTCGCAGCCGATGACCGCCCCGGATCAGGTGTAA
- a CDS encoding GntR family transcriptional regulator, with the protein MTVEAVRGGVPEHGRVPKYYVVKSQLLNLLAELGEGALLPAERDLAAAYGVARSTLRQAISELTMEGRLRAHRGRGTFVAAPKLVQPLALRSYTEALREMGRRPSRRVVTVETVPAGPLGADLGIAATDQVLHLERVLLADDEPLGLESTYLPVARFPGVMDGYDGTGSLYQHMIDRYALTYAAAVERIETVLASPREAMLLDTNPAQPMLLMQRTSSDADGHPIERVRSLYRGDRIGFETHLHP; encoded by the coding sequence GTGACGGTCGAAGCGGTTCGTGGGGGCGTCCCCGAGCACGGTCGGGTCCCCAAGTACTACGTGGTCAAGAGTCAGCTGCTCAACCTGCTGGCCGAGCTCGGCGAGGGGGCGCTGCTCCCCGCCGAGCGGGACCTGGCGGCGGCGTACGGGGTGGCCCGCTCCACGCTCCGCCAGGCGATCAGCGAGCTGACCATGGAGGGCCGGCTGCGCGCCCACCGGGGCCGCGGCACCTTCGTGGCCGCGCCGAAACTGGTCCAGCCGCTGGCCCTGCGCAGTTACACCGAGGCGCTGCGCGAGATGGGTCGCCGCCCGAGCCGCCGGGTCGTCACGGTGGAGACCGTCCCGGCCGGCCCGCTCGGCGCCGACCTGGGCATCGCCGCCACCGACCAGGTGCTGCACCTGGAGCGGGTGCTGCTGGCCGACGACGAGCCGCTCGGCCTGGAGAGCACCTACCTCCCGGTGGCCCGTTTCCCCGGCGTGATGGACGGCTACGACGGCACCGGCTCGCTCTACCAGCACATGATCGACCGGTACGCCCTGACCTACGCCGCCGCCGTGGAACGCATCGAGACGGTCCTGGCCAGCCCCCGTGAGGCCATGCTGCTGGACACCAACCCGGCCCAGCCGATGCTCCTCATGCAGCGGACCTCCTCGGACGCCGACGGCCACCCGATCGAGCGGGTCCGCTCCCTGTACCGAGGCGACCGCATCGGCTTCGAGACCCACCTGCACCCCTAG